GCACCGTCTGCAGGGTCACAACAGCGGACGGCAAGCTGTGGCCCGTCGGCGAGGGCTCTTCAAAACGCTACACCAACGTCTTCTATCCGGGGCAGCGCGTCGGCGGCCGCTCGTCCGTCTTCAAGGCCGCCCGGTGGCTCAAGGGCTACTGGAAGCCCAGCGATGGCGAGGGCACCGTGTCCAAGGTGGAAACCGCCAGCGTGCTCGTCTACTGGGTCGCGTCGTCGCAGCTGGGCGCCGAGAGGTCCGTCGTCCAGGCGTCGTCCACGCCGGCGCACCAGCAGAGCCCTCGCGATCTGACATTCTTCCGCGCTGGCGACGACGTCTTGGCAAGGTTCTGGGGCGTGGGCGACCGCTGCTTCTTCCGCgctccttgccgccgccgcgtacTCCCTGCCGGCGATGTCGGTGCCAACCGGAATCGGCTGCGGCGGCTGGGGGCGAAGCGGACGCCGCGACGAGAAAGCTGGAGCCACGCAGGGTTCGAGCGGCCGTTGTCCGTCGCCAGCACGCGCACGACGCTCGACGTGCTGTGGCAGGACGGGACGCGGCAGTGCCAGGCGCCGTCGGTGTCGCTCGTTCCCACGATGCCACAGAACACCCACCACTTGTTCCCGGGCCAGCGCGTCGTTAGCAGGACATCgtcggacggcgacggcgacgtcgcgCGTTCTGGTGTCGTCAGAAGCCTCAACTTCACGGACCAGACCGTGCGCGTGTCGTGGCAAAAGGCGGCGGCTGAACACGCCGATGACGAGACACTGAGCAGCACGTACGATCTCGGCAGGGATTTCGACAGCAATGTCTTCTATGGAGATGTTGTCGTCGACGGCGTCCAACAGACTCCTCAATTGGGGTCGCCGGCGACATTTGTGGAAGCACGGAAGAGCCAGTGCTGACACGGTGCCGAAAGAAGGAGCCCACTAGAGCTCATGATCTTTCATGGGTCGGACACATAGTTGATTTTTGTGATGCACACCATGTCCAAGTCAAGTGGGGTGACGGCAACATGTCCAAGGTATGCAACACGTCCATAGAATTACTATAATATTAATGGACCATTTTAAAAATGCTTAAAAGGAAGTGGTTTTCTAGAAACAGCTTTTATTTTTGACGCCCAAGAAACTTTTTTTTCACCTAGATACCAAAATCCAAGTTAATTTTGGTACCTCTTGAAGGCTCCTTACCAATACAAATCACCTCACAATCACTgattgaatctttttttttgcagctaTATATGTATACATTAATTACTTCATATATTAGGACCATTATTCAAAAACGACCTTATTAACTTCTACTTATTTGATGGTACCAATTTCAGGTGTCTTTCCATGAGATAACTGTCGTCAAAGAGCAAAGTTTTGGTGAGTTCCTTCAGGAAATAGGCGAGTGGGTGTCTGAAGATGGAGGCATGAGCAACGACGCTATTGATCACGAAGCACAAGTGACTGCCGCTGCCGTTGTAAGTATCCCTCCGCACACAAATTTCAATTCCCCAAGAGATCGGGTAAATGGTTGGACGGTGCCGGGAGCGTCAACCTCGGAGCTTACGGCCAGAGGGAACAACAATGTATCCGCACCCGTGTCCGGTGGTGATGGTGATGCCATGGAGACCTCCACTGCTGTGGCAGGCATCAATGGAGAAGGTGGTGGTGAGGGGAAGCAGGCAGAGGCAGATGCCACCCGCGATGACAAGTCATTTAGCTTCCCACAATTTGATATCGTGCAGAGCCCTTCAGATCACCATTACCTTGATAACATGGAGCATGTtcgtaattttcttttttttcctaaggccctgtttggatctttggaattgaattccattctaataatcattatctagatataaattaattaagctaatataattgtctgtggaatatatttgtataataTTGTTGGCGATATGGGAGAAATAGTTATGTGTTGCACTTCtgctatagagaagcgagtccaagagcgtgctataagaattgaattccattctaataatcataatctatggaatcaatttccatctcccaccccgtaaatttaagataggcttatatctaaactttggaaagttgtggaataccACATTcaagataaattagcctactccattaagtaaattccaattccttcaaaatgaaggaagCTAAATGGGTCCTAAGGGTTTTTTAGCTTTATGAATATATTAACAGTAATACATATGATGTATAAACAGTAATACATTTTTTTTGGTAAAAATTAAGAAAACGATGGTTGCTGAAAACCCTATATAATATAATACAAGTTACTGATGGTTCAAATTAATTAAATGATTGCCCGTTTAGTTTTCATACATTGAATCTGCCACAGTGATGTGTCCTATATATATAGTGACTGCTAATTAAGTTGATGTGCTTTTGTAAACAGGGCACTGGTGGGGGGAAGAAGTGGATGAAGAGGGTGCAAAAGGAATGGAATATTCTTGAGAATAACTTGCCAGGTACACAGTGAGTTAATTTGCATATGGAGGGAATAAAAATTTTGAACTTTTGCAATCAAACACAAACTCTTTCGACATGTATCTAAAGGTTTGTCCGTGCATGCAGACACCATCTTCATGCGGGCGTACGAGGACCGCATGGACCTCCTGCGAGCGGTGATGGTCGGAGCTAGCGGGACGCCGTACCATGGCCGCATGGAcctcctgcgccggccgccggcgggcttCGAGGAGTTCGTCAGGGACCACTTCCACCGGCGAGGGCAGCACGTGCTCCGAGCGTGCGAGGCATACCTAGATGGCTGCCTCGTGGGCACGCTCGATGGCGAGGGGAGCGGGGCGCGGCGCCCGTGCTCGGCGGGGTTCAGGCTCGCCCTCGCCAACGTGGTGCCCCGGCTTGTTGAGGCGTTCACCGCGATCGACGCTGATGGATGCAAGGAGTTCGATCGGATACGGGTGCCAACAGTATGCACTTAATTTGTCTCTGCTACTCGCTAGTCCATTTGTATCCTACTTACATTTTAAGTTACAAAACGCGTGTTCACACATTTGAACTTTGACATCAATATTATATTTTTGTATACTGTTGGGAATGGTACAGCAGTTTTGCTAcatactcccttcgtcccatacttcataaataatatttattttgacttAACATTTGCGATATGTCTAGAGATAGATGTACCTAgaaaatccaaataaaaataaatagtaaaCTTTGGGAGGTAGGGGTATAGTTTGCAGCTGCAATTCGTGATCAAAGGTAGTAGTGTGTTGATGGTAGTATTTCGTTATCCAAACACGGCACTCTATTGTGACGAACGAACACTGCTGGATGATCTCTATCAGTACTGCTTGTTTGGTACTAAATGCCacaccaatcggtactaaatgcaccatttagtacaccaaccagtactaactgCATGCCACGTCTCGTTGTTGTCAATGGCAGTTTAGCaccggttggttttactaaccggtactaaatgttattcttttttccttttcgttttccttttgttttatcgttttccttttgttttataatttctattcatATCCGACGGAgcttttactaataatattacgttaatatattaacccattcaaatccaagtctcacAAATATCAGcccattcaaatcattaacactcCGAGAAGATTGTATATGCAATAAAATATATACATCAACACTTAAGGTCtaagagagaacaagttcaaattcataagCAAATAGTAGGGTACCggtacatccatgcatgttacatatttcttacttccttagatatggaacatagttaaggtctccaatcaTCCAGCCTAGACCTTCGTCAAAATAAGCtagagcacggatgagtgcactctccttcgcttcgTATGGATGGTCACATACACTACCATAGATCTCAAACAATGGAGAGGTAAACTGATGTGGCCTGTATAAAGTGAGATGAGCTTGGAGCTTGAAATCTCTGGTGAGTATCGGatttccacccatgtaagtctaatccaacacatccaagacttgagctaGAATCACGCGAAAGCTCGTTGCTGCATTGGTAATACCAACTAAAAGATGCTAATAATGTGATGAAAGTAAAATGATATAACATAACTAAAGATAAAaaaatgttccataccatgtcatattgatttctccctcctcgagctgctttaTTCAAATATATGataagtctggcacaaagtacccatgatccttaagctgttgTAGGTAGGCCTCCACGATGGTCCTATCAAAAGTTACCCTATCTGGTGCTACTTGACCCCATACAACAATTGAAACTATTAGGATGGCCTGTCCTGGAGATATCGAGGTGAATTATGTTTctcgaacaggtacttgaaaaaaGATATGTACTCTTTTAAAACGAGGTTCACCAACAACATCAGTTTGCACTAAAGATATCGAGGtgcttgtttggagggggtccctaccttaccttatattgctggggtaaggttacaggttggttgttgtACAAaagtactagttggattcgatcAAAGAGTCTTACTCTAACTGCCACgtgtagttttctaatcctcaactagtccTTGTCTACCacatagaccacgccgtcctgcaccatagtttCCATATCTaacacgtcttggtgtacagtCCCatatgtaggactgtccaagcctcctgACAGTCTCATAGATATATGCTCGAAAACCGCCACCTCGACTGGTGACCGCGCCATCGCCACGACGGGTGACCGTGCTGTCGCCTCGGCCGACATCtctatcaccaccaccacctactATCTTACCATCCCGAAGCTTCCTCTTAAACCATTGGAGACAGGTAAAACCCCTCCCTCCAAACCCCGAACTCTATTGGCATAGTTTAGCTTTCCCTAAAGATAAGCTTTGCCATATTTTTGTCAGAAAAGATAGAGATAATCCGAAAAAATTTGTACAGGCTTACTGGGCTGGTGCGCGAGAGGCAGGCCGCGGGCGTGTCAAGTCAAGTGCACCGCCTGGGCCATCTTGCTCCAGGTATGATTACAGAAGATGACCTCAATTTCTGACTTTCTTCTGATAATCTAGAAAAGTAAATAAGCTTATAATAATGTACACTTACCACTTGTTGACATTGCCAAATAACTGTATCTCTCAACATATTTTGCTGTTACAGTCTGTGTTATGTGAGATTGCAGAAATACAATCTGAAAAGTAGTCACTTGACACAATACTGGTGCCTGTTGGCCAAAGCCCTCTTTGAATTTTCATCTACTCACTGTTCTTTATTCTTCTAATGAACACTTATCTGGTGAAAAATATTTGTTCATAGTTGCTGCTATCCCTTATTCTATGTATATGCATTATTCTTTATTTGGTGCTGAGTTCAATTGAATGGCATTTATTATTTCAGATCAACTTTCACCTGGTAGGTGGTTGTAACGCCTGTaaatttactaactcaaatcacccgctaaaaattTGTTTAAAAATATTTCGACTGTTGAGCTCCCAAAAGTCTCGTCCTTCCCGGCGACCCCGCCGTCCTGGCACCTAACGTTGTCAGTCATCTTTTTCCATCCCTGCAAATTTCGCCGCATGCCCATCTCATCCGTCGCGCGTGCCCGACCAATTCCGAAATTTTTGCCCACTCTCCccctctcttctttttttcccttcccctttttctctttccttttcttcttttcttccttctctttctttttttcttccttcttcctcctccgatttcttctctcctcccttcccttcttGGCGCACCCTTCCTGGCACCAAATGTCTGGCGCTAGTGCCTGGCGCCGCTTGCCTGGCCACCTGCGCCTGCACCCAGCCCCGCGCGCCGTCGACCGCGTCGAGCCTCTCGCCGGCCATCGGTCGTCGCCCGCTACCGCACGCCACACCGGTCGTCACCCCTGTGCTCCTCGTCGATCAAGCCAGCCcccaccacgccatccacgaggaGTTCCGCTCCGGCATGCCACCGGCCGGAAACTCCGGACAGCATTAAGCTCGCCGGCCCTGCCGCCCCTGTGTGCTGTCGCCCCTCCCGCCGCCTATAAAAAGCGGGTCGAGCCCCTGCCgcctccccaccaccaccggcgtcGTCCCCTGCCTACCGCCAGCACCGCCCCGGCTCCCTGCGCACTGCCGCTCCGTGGCAAtccaccgctgccgccccaCGGCACGCCCGGCGCCCCCCTCCTCCAACACCATCCGCCCAAGGTGAGGCCTCAAATGGAGTCCCCTcggcctcctctacctcctccaCTACTCGGCCACCGCCGGCGTGGCCCGGCCAACCGCCCTCTCCCCCTACCGgttttcccctcctctcccatCTCCCTATCACggtccaaggaagaa
This sequence is a window from Setaria italica strain Yugu1 chromosome III, Setaria_italica_v2.0, whole genome shotgun sequence. Protein-coding genes within it:
- the LOC101781999 gene encoding LOW QUALITY PROTEIN: probable ubiquitin-conjugating enzyme E2 23 (The sequence of the model RefSeq protein was modified relative to this genomic sequence to represent the inferred CDS: deleted 2 bases in 1 codon); translation: MQDKAGQFICWLDLVRLNSPAAGSNRDRGLVLKGMPGPKVVVQCLDGTEVTVNARNVRVADRSYFCPGMVVASASDRGGQLGVVTGAAVELDLVRLDGEDAAATLVARGVSPAELRRVSEFCLGDYVVSGPWLGRVFEVSLDVDVLFDDGTVCRVTTADGKLWPVGEGSSKRYTNVFYPGQRVGGRSSVFKAARWLKGYWKPSDGEGTVSKVETASVLVYWVASSQLGAERSVVQASSTPAHQQSPRDLTFFRAGDDVLARFWGVGDRCFFRAPCRRRVLPAGDVGANRNRLRRLGAKRTPRRESWSHAGFERPLSVASTRTTLDVLWQDGTRQCQAPSVSLVPTMPQNTHHLFPGQRVVSRTSSDGDGDVARSGVVRSLNFTDQTVRVSWQKAAAEHADDETLSSTYDLGRDFDSNVFYGDVVVDGVTDSSIGVAGDICGSTEEPVLTRCRKKEPTRAHDLSWVGHIVDFCDAHHVQVKWGDGNMSKVSFHEITVVKEQSFGEFLQEIGEWVSEDGGMSNDAIDHEAQVTAAAVVSIPPHTNFNSPRDRVNGWTVPGASTSELTARGNNNVSAPVSGGDGDAMETSTAVAGINGEGGGEGKQAEADATRDDKSFSFPQFDIVQSPSDHHYLDNMEHGTGGGKKWMKRVQKEWNILENNLPDTIFMRAYEDRMDLLRAVMVGASGTPYHGRMDLLRRPPAGFEEFVRDHFHRRGQHVLRACEAYLDGCLVGTLDGEGSGARRPCSAGFRLALANVVPRLVEAFTAIDADGCKEFDRIRVPTVCT